One region of Oryza sativa Japonica Group chromosome 10, ASM3414082v1 genomic DNA includes:
- the LOC4348459 gene encoding uncharacterized protein: MASKRVGPGQPVPDAGGGGDKSVLKRCIIGFYTRAIERLPVEEKPALLAAILDGGLCFGPLDPVSNIVANAIWHLSTGEDSSEHVEEVEMRQCLKTMARGSLKALVGFMTSYFRYLPTMEAMHFLRAAEGDLLAAVHLVEAERCTSAFDIGSCTTKTALRCAAGASGHPDPDRLATAMLSLSSKAHKIAHLLSRKGRLTCSDVDHLSYLLLEEGTNDQICTQQLMALVPPRLPPELADAAATFSPLAPQGVTVKDERTLERCTKSLQCVLVDKIHGFYLEALALLPQHLLRGRYHRSVVMAGHCYGPLDPVSNIILNTIWYDAAFPVPKEQHLDLDMIGRWALVRAERYSVAGLVAGLIAFPGDYNLSELQAIRCLLYANGDFATAMSVLQQALLNQERTMLSDSELCRFMDVMAKRLQLYSVMAIAAQHPSADGLQEFLISERTRAMLPMEYRRFSREDVHSVIESLLHEPPPSLGMPPELVRLSLAAERTIDQFPDATKRFWADMSSFHSKAKAALESYVLENGGPQYVIHVICGANESVADRNGPELSRINWPRSHNKFHYSHINFLASPTGPSAVGVLPTLFFAECVNHNEESDRARKNNCYPVVVPPTNAEKVRCFYCEYKGINIIHPADGNYHGCDTDFEKMARRKHVLTNSIESVFNNGLLVSNFRGAVQEDFFYFDHARDHAKGPSSCSDG; the protein is encoded by the exons ATGGCCAGCAAACGAGTTGGCCCCGGTCAGCCGGTGCCcgatgccggcggcggaggcgacaaATCGGTGCTGAAACGATGCATCATTGGGTTCTACACAAGGGCGATTGAGCGCCTCCCGGTGGAAGAGAAGCCGGCGCTGCTGGCCGCCATCCTCGACGGCGGTTTGTGCTTCGGCCCCCTGGATCCCGTCTCCAACATCGTCGCCAACGCCATCTGGCACCTCAGCACCGGTGAGGATTCTAGCGAACATGTGGAGGAGGTTGAGATGCGGCAGTGCTTGAAGACGATGGCGCGGGGGTCTCTCAAAGCCCTCGTGGGGTTCATGACCTCCTACTTCCGCTATCTGCCCACTATGGAGGCGATGCACTTCCTGCGCGCCGCCGAGGgggacctcctcgccgccgtccacctcgTGGAGGCAGAACGTTGCACGAGCGCGTTCGACATCGGCTCCTGCACCACCAAGACCGCCCTCCGGTGCGCCGCAGGGGCCTCGGGTCACCCCGACCCGGACAGATTGGCCACGGCGATGCTCTCGCTCTCCTCCAAAGCCCACAAGATCGCCCATCTCTTGTCTAGGAAGGGTCGTCTCACCTGCTCAGACGTGGACCACCTCAGCTACCTTCTCCTAGAAGAAGGAACCAATGACCAAATTTGTACTCAACAACTGATGGCTCTTGTGCCTCCAAGGTTGCCACCCGAGCTCGCCGACGCTGCCGCCACCTTCTCCCCACTCGCCCCGCAAGGTGTCACCGTCAAGGACGAGAGAACACTCGAACGATGCACCAAGTCTCTGCAATGCGTGCTCGTCGACAAAATCCACGGCTTCTACCTCGAGGCACTCGCTCTCCTACCTCAACACCTTCTCCGCGGCCGTTACCACCGCAGCGTTGTCATGGCCGGCCACTGCTACGGCCCACTCGACCCCGTCTCCAACATCATCCTCAACACCATCTGGTACGACGCCGCGTTCCCGGTCCCCAAGGAGCAGCACCTAGACTTGGACATGATTGGCAGGTGGGCGCTGGTCCGTGCTGAGCGCTATTCCGTTGCTGGCCTCGTCGCTGGCCTCATTGCCTTTCCCGGGGACTACAACCTCTCTGAACTCCAAGCCATCAGGTGCCTCCTCTACGCCAACGGGGACTTTGCCACTGCCATGAGCGTACTGCAGCAAGCACTCCTGAACCAAGAACGTACAATGCTGTCTGACTCCGAGCTGTGCCGCTTCATGGATGTTATGGCTAAGCGCTTGCAGCTGTACAGCGTGATGGCCATTGCTGCTCAGCACCCGAGCGCTGATGGACTACAAGAGTTCCTCATATCTGAGCGCACTCGTGCTATGCTGCCGATGGAGTATCGCAGATTCTCCCGAGAGGATGTGCATTCCGTCATCGAGTCACTGTTACATGAACCACCACCGTCACTTGGGATGCCACCGGAGCTGGTACGTTTGAGCCTGGCGGCAGAACGGACCATTGACCAGTTCCCTGATGCTACCAAGCGCTTCTGGGCTGACATGAGCTCTTTCCACAGCAAGGCGAAGGCCGCATTGGAAAGCTATGTTCTGGAGAACGGG GGCCCTCAGTATGTGATCCATGTCATCTGTGGTGCGAACGAAAGTGTCGCGGACCGCAATGGCCCAGAGCTTAGCAGGATTAACTGGCCAAGATCGCACAACAAATTTCACTATTCCCACATTAACTTCTTGGCGAGCCCTACTGGGCCAAGTGCTGTGGGTGTGTTGCCAACCCTTTTCTTTGCAGAGTGCGTAAATCACAATGAAGAAAGCGACCGTGCCAGGAAGAACAATTGCTACCCTGTTGTCGTGCCACCAACAAATGCTG AGAAGGTCCGGTGCTTCTACTGTGAGTATAAAGGCATTAATATCATTCACCCGGCTGATGGGAACTACCATGGGTGCGACACAGACTTCGAGAAGATGGCACGCCGGAAGCACGTTTTGACCAATAGCATCGAGAGCGTCTTCAACAATGGCCTCTTGGTCTCTAATTTCAGGGGTGCGGTGCAAGAAGATTTCTTCTACTTTGACCATGCCAGGGACCATGCCAAGGGGCCATCATCTTGTTCAGATGGTTAA